A region from the Salidesulfovibrio onnuriiensis genome encodes:
- a CDS encoding class I SAM-dependent methyltransferase, which translates to MRKPPFGRVQGFTRALELLDKVENPVIVEVGTTRRRGNWLADGYSTPLFAWYVARYGGELFSVDIEPEAAALCTEILDEFDIPSDNVHLVTGDGIEFMHSLRKPVNLLYLDGWDYSMFDTEEAFDERLASEQAHLECYLAAEPHMARGGLVLVDDVFETRSWLGKGRRLIPYLIARRYHMDPVSLVPQENYHPPQVYQYLAIKPA; encoded by the coding sequence ATGCGTAAACCGCCGTTCGGGCGCGTGCAGGGGTTTACCCGCGCGCTGGAACTCTTGGACAAGGTGGAGAATCCGGTCATTGTTGAGGTGGGAACCACTCGCCGCCGTGGCAATTGGCTGGCCGACGGCTATTCCACGCCCTTGTTCGCCTGGTATGTGGCCCGGTACGGCGGGGAGCTTTTTTCCGTGGATATCGAGCCCGAGGCCGCGGCCCTCTGCACTGAAATTCTGGATGAATTCGACATCCCTTCAGACAATGTCCATCTGGTGACCGGGGACGGCATCGAATTCATGCACTCGCTGCGCAAACCCGTGAACCTGCTGTATCTGGACGGCTGGGACTACAGCATGTTCGATACGGAAGAGGCCTTTGACGAGCGCCTGGCTTCGGAACAGGCGCACCTGGAATGCTACCTGGCTGCGGAGCCGCACATGGCCAGGGGCGGCCTCGTTCTGGTGGACGACGTGTTCGAGACCCGGTCCTGGCTGGGCAAGGGACGGCGGCTCATCCCGTATCTCATTGCCCGCAGGTACCACATGGACCCTGTCAGCCTCGTGCCGCAGGAAAACTACCATCCGCCCCAGGTGTATCAATACCTGGCCATCAAGCCTGCCTAG